One part of the Arabidopsis thaliana chromosome 4, partial sequence genome encodes these proteins:
- the NUDT10 gene encoding nudix hydrolase homolog 10, with product MGCIVDIPSYSCISPCIITLRDEQTGPINNLCMQEGFRYHHAEPTYLMLVYWIPEAESTIPLNASHRVRVGAVVLNHNKEEKYGSLCGSGIWKIPTGVVDEGEEIFAAAIREVKEETGIDTEFLEILAFCQTHESFFAKSDLFFVCLLRPTSFDIQKQDLEIEAAQWMRFEDSASQPITHKNDLFKDIHHICSMKMEKSYSGFSKKPITTFFDDKLGYLYLNKQEDMEQPIS from the exons ATGGGATGTATAGTTGATATACCAAGTTATAGCTGCATATCCCCATGTATTATTACATTGAGGGATGAACAAACTGGTCCCATAAATAATTTGTGCATGCAGGAAGGTTTCCGGTATCACCATGCTGAGCCAACTTACCTGATGCTAGTTTATTGGATTCCGGAAGCCGAGAGTACTATTCCTTTGAATGCTTCCCATCGTGTTCGTGTAGGTGCTGTTGTCTTGAACCATAACAAAGAG GAAAAATACGGTTCATTATGCGGATCAGGTATCTGGAAGATCCCAACAGGAGTTGTTGACGAG GGTGAGGAGATTTTCGCCGCAGCCATTAgagaagtaaaagaagaaacaggc ATCGACACTGAGTTTTTGGAGATTCTAGCTTTCTG CCAAACCCACGAGTCATTTTTTGCAAAGTCAGATTTATTCTTCGTTTGTCTCTTGAGACCTACCTCCTTCGATATTCAAAAACAGGACTTAGAGATCGAAGCAGCTCAA TGGATGCGGTTCGAGGACTCTGCCTCTCAACCTATCACACACAAGAACGATCTCTTCAAAGATATTCACCACATTTGCTCaatgaaaatggagaagagCTATAgtggtttttcaaaaaaacctaTTACAACTTTCTTTGACGACAAGTTAGGTTATCTCTACTTGAATAAACAAGAAGATATGGAACAACCTATTTCTTAA
- the NUDT10 gene encoding nudix hydrolase homolog 10, translating to MGCIVDIPSYSCISPCIITLRDEQTGPINNLCMQEGFRYHHAEPTYLMLVYWIPEAESTIPLNASHRVRVGAVVLNHNKEILVVQEKYGSLCGSGIWKIPTGVVDEGEEIFAAAIREVKEETGIDTEFLEILAFCQTHESFFAKSDLFFVCLLRPTSFDIQKQDLEIEAAQWMRFEDSASQPITHKNDLFKDIHHICSMKMEKSYSGFSKKPITTFFDDKLGYLYLNKQEDMEQPIS from the exons ATGGGATGTATAGTTGATATACCAAGTTATAGCTGCATATCCCCATGTATTATTACATTGAGGGATGAACAAACTGGTCCCATAAATAATTTGTGCATGCAGGAAGGTTTCCGGTATCACCATGCTGAGCCAACTTACCTGATGCTAGTTTATTGGATTCCGGAAGCCGAGAGTACTATTCCTTTGAATGCTTCCCATCGTGTTCGTGTAGGTGCTGTTGTCTTGAACCATAACAAAGAG ATTCTTGTGGTGCAGGAAAAATACGGTTCATTATGCGGATCAGGTATCTGGAAGATCCCAACAGGAGTTGTTGACGAG GGTGAGGAGATTTTCGCCGCAGCCATTAgagaagtaaaagaagaaacaggc ATCGACACTGAGTTTTTGGAGATTCTAGCTTTCTG CCAAACCCACGAGTCATTTTTTGCAAAGTCAGATTTATTCTTCGTTTGTCTCTTGAGACCTACCTCCTTCGATATTCAAAAACAGGACTTAGAGATCGAAGCAGCTCAA TGGATGCGGTTCGAGGACTCTGCCTCTCAACCTATCACACACAAGAACGATCTCTTCAAAGATATTCACCACATTTGCTCaatgaaaatggagaagagCTATAgtggtttttcaaaaaaacctaTTACAACTTTCTTTGACGACAAGTTAGGTTATCTCTACTTGAATAAACAAGAAGATATGGAACAACCTATTTCTTAA
- the NUDT10 gene encoding nudix hydrolase homolog 10 (nudix hydrolase homolog 10 (NUDT10); CONTAINS InterPro DOMAIN/s: NUDIX hydrolase domain-like (InterPro:IPR015797), NUDIX hydrolase (InterPro:IPR020476), NUDIX hydrolase, conserved site (InterPro:IPR020084), Nudix hydrolase 6-like (InterPro:IPR003293), NUDIX hydrolase domain (InterPro:IPR000086); BEST Arabidopsis thaliana protein match is: nudix hydrolase homolog 2 (TAIR:AT5G47650.1); Has 1857 Blast hits to 1857 proteins in 579 species: Archae - 36; Bacteria - 1096; Metazoa - 164; Fungi - 9; Plants - 175; Viruses - 0; Other Eukaryotes - 377 (source: NCBI BLink).) → MSDQEAPLRNGVEHKIFEVLPFVDDDYGGVIVEMKTPMDTKNFVAALRDSFEQWRLQGKKGVWLNLPLSHVNLVEPAVKEGFRYHHAEPTYLMLVYWIPEAESTIPLNASHRVRVGAVVLNHNKEEKYGSLCGSGIWKIPTGVVDEGEEIFAAAIREVKEETGIDTEFLEILAFCQTHESFFAKSDLFFVCLLRPTSFDIQKQDLEIEAAQWMRFEDSASQPITHKNDLFKDIHHICSMKMEKSYSGFSKKPITTFFDDKLGYLYLNKQEDMEQPIS, encoded by the exons ATGTCAGACCAAGAGGCTCCTCTGCGTAATGGAGTAGAACACAAGATTTTCGAAGTACTTCCGTTTGTGGATGATGATTACGGTGGAGTCATCGTGGAGATGAAAACTCCTATGGATACTAAGAATTTCGTTGCAGCGCTTAGAGATTCATTCGAGCAGTGGCGCTTACAG GGTAAAAAGGGAGTCTGGTTGAACTTGCCTCTCTCACACGTAAACCTCGTGGAACCCGCGGTTAAG GAAGGTTTCCGGTATCACCATGCTGAGCCAACTTACCTGATGCTAGTTTATTGGATTCCGGAAGCCGAGAGTACTATTCCTTTGAATGCTTCCCATCGTGTTCGTGTAGGTGCTGTTGTCTTGAACCATAACAAAGAG GAAAAATACGGTTCATTATGCGGATCAGGTATCTGGAAGATCCCAACAGGAGTTGTTGACGAG GGTGAGGAGATTTTCGCCGCAGCCATTAgagaagtaaaagaagaaacaggc ATCGACACTGAGTTTTTGGAGATTCTAGCTTTCTG CCAAACCCACGAGTCATTTTTTGCAAAGTCAGATTTATTCTTCGTTTGTCTCTTGAGACCTACCTCCTTCGATATTCAAAAACAGGACTTAGAGATCGAAGCAGCTCAA TGGATGCGGTTCGAGGACTCTGCCTCTCAACCTATCACACACAAGAACGATCTCTTCAAAGATATTCACCACATTTGCTCaatgaaaatggagaagagCTATAgtggtttttcaaaaaaacctaTTACAACTTTCTTTGACGACAAGTTAGGTTATCTCTACTTGAATAAACAAGAAGATATGGAACAACCTATTTCTTAA
- the NUDT10 gene encoding nudix hydrolase homolog 10, with amino-acid sequence MSDQEAPLRNGVEHKIFEVLPFVDDDYGGVIVEMKTPMDTKNFVAALRDSFEQWRLQGKKGVWLNLPLSHVNLVEPAVKEGFRYHHAEPTYLMLVYWIPEAESTIPLNASHRVRVGAVVLNHNKEILVVQEKYGSLCGSGIWKIPTGVVDEGEEIFAAAIREVKEETGIDTEFLEILAFCQTHESFFAKSDLFFVCLLRPTSFDIQKQDLEIEAAQWMRFEDSASQPITHKNDLFKDIHHICSMKMEKSYSGFSKKPITTFFDDKLGYLYLNKQEDMEQPIS; translated from the exons ATGTCAGACCAAGAGGCTCCTCTGCGTAATGGAGTAGAACACAAGATTTTCGAAGTACTTCCGTTTGTGGATGATGATTACGGTGGAGTCATCGTGGAGATGAAAACTCCTATGGATACTAAGAATTTCGTTGCAGCGCTTAGAGATTCATTCGAGCAGTGGCGCTTACAG GGTAAAAAGGGAGTCTGGTTGAACTTGCCTCTCTCACACGTAAACCTCGTGGAACCCGCGGTTAAG GAAGGTTTCCGGTATCACCATGCTGAGCCAACTTACCTGATGCTAGTTTATTGGATTCCGGAAGCCGAGAGTACTATTCCTTTGAATGCTTCCCATCGTGTTCGTGTAGGTGCTGTTGTCTTGAACCATAACAAAGAG ATTCTTGTGGTGCAGGAAAAATACGGTTCATTATGCGGATCAGGTATCTGGAAGATCCCAACAGGAGTTGTTGACGAG GGTGAGGAGATTTTCGCCGCAGCCATTAgagaagtaaaagaagaaacaggc ATCGACACTGAGTTTTTGGAGATTCTAGCTTTCTG CCAAACCCACGAGTCATTTTTTGCAAAGTCAGATTTATTCTTCGTTTGTCTCTTGAGACCTACCTCCTTCGATATTCAAAAACAGGACTTAGAGATCGAAGCAGCTCAA TGGATGCGGTTCGAGGACTCTGCCTCTCAACCTATCACACACAAGAACGATCTCTTCAAAGATATTCACCACATTTGCTCaatgaaaatggagaagagCTATAgtggtttttcaaaaaaacctaTTACAACTTTCTTTGACGACAAGTTAGGTTATCTCTACTTGAATAAACAAGAAGATATGGAACAACCTATTTCTTAA
- the NUDT10 gene encoding nudix hydrolase homolog 10 yields the protein MLVYWIPEAESTIPLNASHRVRVGAVVLNHNKEILVVQEKYGSLCGSGIWKIPTGVVDEGEEIFAAAIREVKEETGVRRSIYLNVNQSTINIYNLTFSYIYLQIDTEFLEILAFCQTHESFFAKSDLFFVCLLRPTSFDIQKQDLEIEAAQWMRFEDSASQPITHKNDLFKDIHHICSMKMEKSYSGFSKKPITTFFDDKLGYLYLNKQEDMEQPIS from the exons ATGCTAGTTTATTGGATTCCGGAAGCCGAGAGTACTATTCCTTTGAATGCTTCCCATCGTGTTCGTGTAGGTGCTGTTGTCTTGAACCATAACAAAGAG ATTCTTGTGGTGCAGGAAAAATACGGTTCATTATGCGGATCAGGTATCTGGAAGATCCCAACAGGAGTTGTTGACGAG GGTGAGGAGATTTTCGCCGCAGCCATTAgagaagtaaaagaagaaacaggcGTAAGAAGATCCATATATCTTAATGTAAATCAGTCAAccatcaatatatataacctAACGTTTTCATACATTTATCTTCAGATCGACACTGAGTTTTTGGAGATTCTAGCTTTCTG CCAAACCCACGAGTCATTTTTTGCAAAGTCAGATTTATTCTTCGTTTGTCTCTTGAGACCTACCTCCTTCGATATTCAAAAACAGGACTTAGAGATCGAAGCAGCTCAA TGGATGCGGTTCGAGGACTCTGCCTCTCAACCTATCACACACAAGAACGATCTCTTCAAAGATATTCACCACATTTGCTCaatgaaaatggagaagagCTATAgtggtttttcaaaaaaacctaTTACAACTTTCTTTGACGACAAGTTAGGTTATCTCTACTTGAATAAACAAGAAGATATGGAACAACCTATTTCTTAA
- the NUDT10 gene encoding nudix hydrolase homolog 10 gives MSDQEAPLRNGVEHKIFEVLPFVDDDYGGVIVEMKTPMDTKNFVAALRDSFEQWRLQGKKGVWLNLPLSHVNLVEPAVKEGFRYHHAEPTYLMLVYWIPEAESTIPLNASHRVRVGAVVLNHNKEILVVQEKYGSLCGSGIWKIPTGVVDEGEEIFAAAIREVKEETGVRRSIYLNVNQSTINIYNLTFSYIYLQIDTEFLEILAFCQTHESFFAKSDLFFVCLLRPTSFDIQKQDLEIEAAQWMRFEDSASQPITHKNDLFKDIHHICSMKMEKSYSGFSKKPITTFFDDKLGYLYLNKQEDMEQPIS, from the exons ATGTCAGACCAAGAGGCTCCTCTGCGTAATGGAGTAGAACACAAGATTTTCGAAGTACTTCCGTTTGTGGATGATGATTACGGTGGAGTCATCGTGGAGATGAAAACTCCTATGGATACTAAGAATTTCGTTGCAGCGCTTAGAGATTCATTCGAGCAGTGGCGCTTACAG GGTAAAAAGGGAGTCTGGTTGAACTTGCCTCTCTCACACGTAAACCTCGTGGAACCCGCGGTTAAG GAAGGTTTCCGGTATCACCATGCTGAGCCAACTTACCTGATGCTAGTTTATTGGATTCCGGAAGCCGAGAGTACTATTCCTTTGAATGCTTCCCATCGTGTTCGTGTAGGTGCTGTTGTCTTGAACCATAACAAAGAG ATTCTTGTGGTGCAGGAAAAATACGGTTCATTATGCGGATCAGGTATCTGGAAGATCCCAACAGGAGTTGTTGACGAG GGTGAGGAGATTTTCGCCGCAGCCATTAgagaagtaaaagaagaaacaggcGTAAGAAGATCCATATATCTTAATGTAAATCAGTCAAccatcaatatatataacctAACGTTTTCATACATTTATCTTCAGATCGACACTGAGTTTTTGGAGATTCTAGCTTTCTG CCAAACCCACGAGTCATTTTTTGCAAAGTCAGATTTATTCTTCGTTTGTCTCTTGAGACCTACCTCCTTCGATATTCAAAAACAGGACTTAGAGATCGAAGCAGCTCAA TGGATGCGGTTCGAGGACTCTGCCTCTCAACCTATCACACACAAGAACGATCTCTTCAAAGATATTCACCACATTTGCTCaatgaaaatggagaagagCTATAgtggtttttcaaaaaaacctaTTACAACTTTCTTTGACGACAAGTTAGGTTATCTCTACTTGAATAAACAAGAAGATATGGAACAACCTATTTCTTAA
- the NUDT10 gene encoding nudix hydrolase homolog 10 (nudix hydrolase homolog 10 (NUDT10); FUNCTIONS IN: ADP-ribose diphosphatase activity, NAD or NADH binding, catalytic activity; INVOLVED IN: metabolic process; LOCATED IN: cytosol; EXPRESSED IN: 6 plant structures; EXPRESSED DURING: petal differentiation and expansion stage; CONTAINS InterPro DOMAIN/s: NUDIX hydrolase domain-like (InterPro:IPR015797), NUDIX hydrolase, conserved site (InterPro:IPR020084), NUDIX hydrolase domain (InterPro:IPR000086); BEST Arabidopsis thaliana protein match is: nudix hydrolase homolog 2 (TAIR:AT5G47650.1); Has 35333 Blast hits to 34131 proteins in 2444 species: Archae - 798; Bacteria - 22429; Metazoa - 974; Fungi - 991; Plants - 531; Viruses - 0; Other Eukaryotes - 9610 (source: NCBI BLink).), whose protein sequence is MSDQEAPLRNGVEHKIFEVLPFVDDDYGGVIVEMKTPMDTKNFVAALRDSFEQWRLQGKKGVWLNLPLSHVNLVEPAVKEGFRYHHAEPTYLMLVYWIPEAESTIPLNASHRVRVGAVVLNHNKEEKYGSLCGSGIWKIPTGVVDEGEEIFAAAIREVKEETGVRRSIYLNVNQSTINIYNLTFSYIYLQIDTEFLEILAFCQTHESFFAKSDLFFVCLLRPTSFDIQKQDLEIEAAQWMRFEDSASQPITHKNDLFKDIHHICSMKMEKSYSGFSKKPITTFFDDKLGYLYLNKQEDMEQPIS, encoded by the exons ATGTCAGACCAAGAGGCTCCTCTGCGTAATGGAGTAGAACACAAGATTTTCGAAGTACTTCCGTTTGTGGATGATGATTACGGTGGAGTCATCGTGGAGATGAAAACTCCTATGGATACTAAGAATTTCGTTGCAGCGCTTAGAGATTCATTCGAGCAGTGGCGCTTACAG GGTAAAAAGGGAGTCTGGTTGAACTTGCCTCTCTCACACGTAAACCTCGTGGAACCCGCGGTTAAG GAAGGTTTCCGGTATCACCATGCTGAGCCAACTTACCTGATGCTAGTTTATTGGATTCCGGAAGCCGAGAGTACTATTCCTTTGAATGCTTCCCATCGTGTTCGTGTAGGTGCTGTTGTCTTGAACCATAACAAAGAG GAAAAATACGGTTCATTATGCGGATCAGGTATCTGGAAGATCCCAACAGGAGTTGTTGACGAG GGTGAGGAGATTTTCGCCGCAGCCATTAgagaagtaaaagaagaaacaggcGTAAGAAGATCCATATATCTTAATGTAAATCAGTCAAccatcaatatatataacctAACGTTTTCATACATTTATCTTCAGATCGACACTGAGTTTTTGGAGATTCTAGCTTTCTG CCAAACCCACGAGTCATTTTTTGCAAAGTCAGATTTATTCTTCGTTTGTCTCTTGAGACCTACCTCCTTCGATATTCAAAAACAGGACTTAGAGATCGAAGCAGCTCAA TGGATGCGGTTCGAGGACTCTGCCTCTCAACCTATCACACACAAGAACGATCTCTTCAAAGATATTCACCACATTTGCTCaatgaaaatggagaagagCTATAgtggtttttcaaaaaaacctaTTACAACTTTCTTTGACGACAAGTTAGGTTATCTCTACTTGAATAAACAAGAAGATATGGAACAACCTATTTCTTAA
- the NUDT10 gene encoding nudix hydrolase homolog 10, whose product MSDQEAPLRNGVEHKIFEVLPFVDDDYGGVIVEMKTPMDTKNFVAALRDSFEQWRLQGKKGVWLNLPLSHVNLVEPAVKEGFRYHHAEPTYLMLVYWIPEAESTIPLNASHRVRVGAVVLNHNKEEKYGSLCGSGIWKIPTGVVDEGEEIFAAAIREVKEETGIDTEFLEILAFCQTHESFFAKSDLFFVCLLRPTSFDIQKQDLEIEAAQVK is encoded by the exons ATGTCAGACCAAGAGGCTCCTCTGCGTAATGGAGTAGAACACAAGATTTTCGAAGTACTTCCGTTTGTGGATGATGATTACGGTGGAGTCATCGTGGAGATGAAAACTCCTATGGATACTAAGAATTTCGTTGCAGCGCTTAGAGATTCATTCGAGCAGTGGCGCTTACAG GGTAAAAAGGGAGTCTGGTTGAACTTGCCTCTCTCACACGTAAACCTCGTGGAACCCGCGGTTAAG GAAGGTTTCCGGTATCACCATGCTGAGCCAACTTACCTGATGCTAGTTTATTGGATTCCGGAAGCCGAGAGTACTATTCCTTTGAATGCTTCCCATCGTGTTCGTGTAGGTGCTGTTGTCTTGAACCATAACAAAGAG GAAAAATACGGTTCATTATGCGGATCAGGTATCTGGAAGATCCCAACAGGAGTTGTTGACGAG GGTGAGGAGATTTTCGCCGCAGCCATTAgagaagtaaaagaagaaacaggc ATCGACACTGAGTTTTTGGAGATTCTAGCTTTCTG CCAAACCCACGAGTCATTTTTTGCAAAGTCAGATTTATTCTTCGTTTGTCTCTTGAGACCTACCTCCTTCGATATTCAAAAACAGGACTTAGAGATCGAAGCAGCTCAAGTAAAGTAA
- the NUDT10 gene encoding nudix hydrolase homolog 10 has product MSDQEAPLRNGVEHKIFEVLPFVDDDYGGVIVEMKTPMDTKNFVAALRDSFEQWRLQGKKGVWLNLPLSHVNLVEPAVKEGFRYHHAEPTYLMLVYWIPEAESTIPLNASHRVRVGAVVLNHNKEILVVQEKYGSLCGSGIWKIPTGVVDEGEEIFAAAIREVKEETGVRRSIYLNVNQSTINIYNLTFSYIYLQIDTEFLEILAFCQTHESFFAKSDLFFVCLLRPTSFDIQKQDLEIEAAQVK; this is encoded by the exons ATGTCAGACCAAGAGGCTCCTCTGCGTAATGGAGTAGAACACAAGATTTTCGAAGTACTTCCGTTTGTGGATGATGATTACGGTGGAGTCATCGTGGAGATGAAAACTCCTATGGATACTAAGAATTTCGTTGCAGCGCTTAGAGATTCATTCGAGCAGTGGCGCTTACAG GGTAAAAAGGGAGTCTGGTTGAACTTGCCTCTCTCACACGTAAACCTCGTGGAACCCGCGGTTAAG GAAGGTTTCCGGTATCACCATGCTGAGCCAACTTACCTGATGCTAGTTTATTGGATTCCGGAAGCCGAGAGTACTATTCCTTTGAATGCTTCCCATCGTGTTCGTGTAGGTGCTGTTGTCTTGAACCATAACAAAGAG ATTCTTGTGGTGCAGGAAAAATACGGTTCATTATGCGGATCAGGTATCTGGAAGATCCCAACAGGAGTTGTTGACGAG GGTGAGGAGATTTTCGCCGCAGCCATTAgagaagtaaaagaagaaacaggcGTAAGAAGATCCATATATCTTAATGTAAATCAGTCAAccatcaatatatataacctAACGTTTTCATACATTTATCTTCAGATCGACACTGAGTTTTTGGAGATTCTAGCTTTCTG CCAAACCCACGAGTCATTTTTTGCAAAGTCAGATTTATTCTTCGTTTGTCTCTTGAGACCTACCTCCTTCGATATTCAAAAACAGGACTTAGAGATCGAAGCAGCTCAAGTAAAGTAA
- the NUDT10 gene encoding nudix hydrolase homolog 10, whose translation MSDQEAPLRNGVEHKIFEVLPFVDDDYGGVIVEMKTPMDTKNFVAALRDSFEQWRLQGKKGVWLNLPLSHVNLVEPAVKEGFRYHHAEPTYLMLVYWIPEAESTIPLNASHRVRVGAVVLNHNKEILVVQEKYGSLCGSGIWKIPTGVVDEGEEIFAAAIREVKEETGIDTEFLEILAFCQTHESFFAKSDLFFVCLLRPTSFDIQKQDLEIEAAQVK comes from the exons ATGTCAGACCAAGAGGCTCCTCTGCGTAATGGAGTAGAACACAAGATTTTCGAAGTACTTCCGTTTGTGGATGATGATTACGGTGGAGTCATCGTGGAGATGAAAACTCCTATGGATACTAAGAATTTCGTTGCAGCGCTTAGAGATTCATTCGAGCAGTGGCGCTTACAG GGTAAAAAGGGAGTCTGGTTGAACTTGCCTCTCTCACACGTAAACCTCGTGGAACCCGCGGTTAAG GAAGGTTTCCGGTATCACCATGCTGAGCCAACTTACCTGATGCTAGTTTATTGGATTCCGGAAGCCGAGAGTACTATTCCTTTGAATGCTTCCCATCGTGTTCGTGTAGGTGCTGTTGTCTTGAACCATAACAAAGAG ATTCTTGTGGTGCAGGAAAAATACGGTTCATTATGCGGATCAGGTATCTGGAAGATCCCAACAGGAGTTGTTGACGAG GGTGAGGAGATTTTCGCCGCAGCCATTAgagaagtaaaagaagaaacaggc ATCGACACTGAGTTTTTGGAGATTCTAGCTTTCTG CCAAACCCACGAGTCATTTTTTGCAAAGTCAGATTTATTCTTCGTTTGTCTCTTGAGACCTACCTCCTTCGATATTCAAAAACAGGACTTAGAGATCGAAGCAGCTCAAGTAAAGTAA
- the NUDT10 gene encoding nudix hydrolase homolog 10 — protein sequence MSDQEAPLRNGVEHKIFEVLPFVDDDYGGVIVEMKTPMDTKNFVAALRDSFEQWRLQGKKGVWLNLPLSHVNLVEPAVKEGFRYHHAEPTYLMLVYWIPEAESTIPLNASHRVRVGAVVLNHNKEILVVQEKYGSLCGSGIWKIPTGVVDEGEEIFAAAIREVKEETGIDTEFLEILAFWYGSSSYPLLVCFIYCFLILSRSYPLSLLFAAKPTSHFLQSQIYSSFVS from the exons ATGTCAGACCAAGAGGCTCCTCTGCGTAATGGAGTAGAACACAAGATTTTCGAAGTACTTCCGTTTGTGGATGATGATTACGGTGGAGTCATCGTGGAGATGAAAACTCCTATGGATACTAAGAATTTCGTTGCAGCGCTTAGAGATTCATTCGAGCAGTGGCGCTTACAG GGTAAAAAGGGAGTCTGGTTGAACTTGCCTCTCTCACACGTAAACCTCGTGGAACCCGCGGTTAAG GAAGGTTTCCGGTATCACCATGCTGAGCCAACTTACCTGATGCTAGTTTATTGGATTCCGGAAGCCGAGAGTACTATTCCTTTGAATGCTTCCCATCGTGTTCGTGTAGGTGCTGTTGTCTTGAACCATAACAAAGAG ATTCTTGTGGTGCAGGAAAAATACGGTTCATTATGCGGATCAGGTATCTGGAAGATCCCAACAGGAGTTGTTGACGAG GGTGAGGAGATTTTCGCCGCAGCCATTAgagaagtaaaagaagaaacaggc ATCGACACTGAGTTTTTGGAGATTCTAGCTTTCTGGTACGGATCATCGTCATATCCTCTGCTAGTCTGCTTCATATATTGTTTCTTGATACTTTCACGTTCTTATCCTTTAAGCCTTCTGTTTGCAGCCAAACCCACGAGTCATTTTTTGCAAAGTCAGATTTATTCTTCGTTTGTCTCTTGA
- the NUDT10 gene encoding nudix hydrolase homolog 10, producing MSDQEAPLRNGVEHKIFEVLPFVDDDYGGVIVEMKTPMDTKNFVAALRDSFEQWRLQGKKGVWLNLPLSHVNLVEPAVKEGFRYHHAEPTYLMLVYWIPEAESTIPLNASHRVRVGAVVLNHNKEILVVQEKYGSLCGSGIWKIPTGVVDEGEEIFAAAIREVKEETGVRRSIYLNVNQSTINIYNLTFSYIYLQIDTEFLEILAFWYGSSSYPLLVCFIYCFLILSRSYPLSLLFAAKPTSHFLQSQIYSSFVS from the exons ATGTCAGACCAAGAGGCTCCTCTGCGTAATGGAGTAGAACACAAGATTTTCGAAGTACTTCCGTTTGTGGATGATGATTACGGTGGAGTCATCGTGGAGATGAAAACTCCTATGGATACTAAGAATTTCGTTGCAGCGCTTAGAGATTCATTCGAGCAGTGGCGCTTACAG GGTAAAAAGGGAGTCTGGTTGAACTTGCCTCTCTCACACGTAAACCTCGTGGAACCCGCGGTTAAG GAAGGTTTCCGGTATCACCATGCTGAGCCAACTTACCTGATGCTAGTTTATTGGATTCCGGAAGCCGAGAGTACTATTCCTTTGAATGCTTCCCATCGTGTTCGTGTAGGTGCTGTTGTCTTGAACCATAACAAAGAG ATTCTTGTGGTGCAGGAAAAATACGGTTCATTATGCGGATCAGGTATCTGGAAGATCCCAACAGGAGTTGTTGACGAG GGTGAGGAGATTTTCGCCGCAGCCATTAgagaagtaaaagaagaaacaggcGTAAGAAGATCCATATATCTTAATGTAAATCAGTCAAccatcaatatatataacctAACGTTTTCATACATTTATCTTCAGATCGACACTGAGTTTTTGGAGATTCTAGCTTTCTGGTACGGATCATCGTCATATCCTCTGCTAGTCTGCTTCATATATTGTTTCTTGATACTTTCACGTTCTTATCCTTTAAGCCTTCTGTTTGCAGCCAAACCCACGAGTCATTTTTTGCAAAGTCAGATTTATTCTTCGTTTGTCTCTTGA